gtttgtgtgtactataaagtgtttatttattcattctaaTAGCTAGTTTTCAAGGTTCTCTCCGTGAtccgtttatttttttatacacaaTTCCAtgatgttttatatttatacgtaATAGTATATAACCGAAGGGAAAAGTTTTTTGAAGAGTTGTTAGTTACTATATGTATTGAAAGCGTGATTATTGTCTGGTCTGCTGTAGGTATTCTATATCCCTTCATCACCCATTGTTTATGATGGCTTTACACGGCATAATACATCTATTAATAACATTTGACGTTAAACGACCTGGACGAATGCGGTTTTTaggttgattattattattatttttgattttatccAAAGATGACTATCTATGCTTCcttcttgcttctatgctgttctgggagcatataaaaaacatagaacacgttcagctgcttctcttcccgggcatgtcgtaaaaaccgacagagggattgtgtcctctaacatgatggactaatgttatgggcgataggctgatcccttatcaccataaggttcatcatatccatctttggacttcgtatcaacagtggctgcaagttgtctttgattacttgtggctctgcccaccccattagggattacgggcgtgagtttatgtatgtgtatgtatgtatgactatCTATAAAGTTATTAGTGTAGAGTGTGACGTTAGCAGAACACAAGTTCACTGTAATAGAATATAGAAAAGACGTCACACTGTGGGTGCTTGCCGTCGAAATCACCTCTATCTCACCTGAAGTTCATACCAGGCACGTATCCAGTGTAGCCAGTCATGTAGACCGGCTGCCGGTGCCGTGTCCCCTCATATACGTCCCGCTGAGGCGCGTCGTACCTTGGCATGTTGTCCAGCTCGTAATTATCCCGCGGACGGTACTCTAGTGGTTTACTGAGGATaaagggttttttttataatggccaagtatgttggctcgactaaacatagagaagccctaactGACAAACAACGCAATACTGGCATACTGTTTGTGTGTTATTAAGAATGTCACACCAATAagtttggaattcatgtttggatcattttttatcacgtgctcagtggtgaaggaaaacatcgtaaggatatacattcccgagaaacgcatctgtattgggctggtatttccCTTTAGTGACCTtagggttggaagatcagacaggcagttgcttctgttaaaaaccggacctgtcaattcttcaggtcaaggtaagcggatcccgtgaaaacgggataacgctagggaaatgatgattaaGAATGTCTTTGTCTGTTCTATTGTAGTTTATATTATCCCACTGTTAGGCACTTAGGCAGTGGAACCCCAGTAACTTGTCTTACATTATCGAATTTTGGCTTCTAGAAGATTCTAGATTTAGTTTCCTTTGAAACAAAATTATCTTCACCCcatatttaattcaaattctatTAACTATGCAAATTACAACTGCAATATGTTCAAATAGtactttttctatatttttcacCACCCAACACAATTACAACTTACAATATCCTCTTTACTAGACTCTTGAGATGATAATTCAATGAATGACGCACATGTAGACAAACAAATTACGTGCAGTTTGTAAGAAACTAGGAAATTATAACTGCAATTAGATATCTGTCTGAAACAGCTGTTGACGGGTGTGATAGGTGGCAGATATACCACTTCGTTACAATCGAGGAAGCTAGATCCGTAGTATCTACGTTCATTACAATTATGAGGTAATTCCTCATAGCTTTCTCACGACGCTACGTAACACCATCGTTCATAACTTCTAACACTTTTACTTGGGATAATGGGCCCTTTAGTGGTTTGTTTCTCGTGTATTATCTGCCGTTTATATCATTCTAGTGTTTCTTCCGGAGTTATAAAACTGTTTTACTAGATGAATGATCACCATTGCTTGAGTCATGAGTAGGTAAGTTCTCAGTAAATTCATTTGCTTCTTCTGGTATATAGACAATCAAacagcaaaagttcagtcaccgagcccagcgaattatttgtaaacagtggtgaaattatgaaccattagttgtcataattataaaatttatgttttttgtagGAGTTTTTGgtgtattacagaaacgacatgtaaccaggaggtctttgcaaccagttaatattactttgcaagaaactgattggacttttgcagcttatcgtaaatccatcgcaagatgggcTAAGTACTCATACCTAATCGAGCTTTCTTTAAAGCAACTTGATAGGTGATGCACCCTTAACGccgagtaaaaaataaaaatgaaaaggcTATTTTGCACATATTATCTTAGAAAGCGATTCTGCATTTGAcctttgcgcatgtaaaagtacctaagtgcgcaatgtcaacgaaTGATATCAAACTTTATTTCACAGAGTACCTACAGGTAGGTAGTCGATCCTATTGTTATGTTGTAAAACGTACCAGATCTACGTTAATTATCAAAGTTTTTAGTAGCTGATGATTAGATATTGCGATACTTAGGTCCCTTTTGAATTTTTACctgtttttttacttacttgAACAATCCCTTCGAGCGTATCTCTCTCAATATCTGCCTCGTGTTGTCTCCGTAACATTTGCCATAACGAAACTTCAGCAGGGGGCAGTGACCAGTGTAccttaaacaataaaatatattacatcaccagcccattaacgtccccactgctggggcacgggcatcCCTATGGATAAACCAccgcgcgggcccagtacggattggcggctatcaacgactgctaatgcagccgggaccaacggcttaacgtgccatccgaagcacggaggagctcgacatgaaCTTTTTTAATAACGCTATAAATATAACGCTAGAGAAATGCTGATTACATTAAGATTGTAAGCCACTAAGAGAGCATTCTATGTTTCGGATGCGacagagacttggttgagggagtATAAATGACATAAATGATCCACTCAGGATATTTTTTTGCcgtacgcaataataatagtaataaggtTGTAAGTTATAAGGCAAAAATCATGGCGTCCAAGCCGTGTctggcgacggcgactcctaaatgtctatctcAGGTCGtcgttatgataggctctaatgtggctagtaaaaccgaacttcgatttgatggttcggccacatggcgcacagaaaaactggccagcagaattaaacgtacCTAtaagttgtaggagggcttctgtcgagtcttccgtTTCCCATTCATCCATCCATTCATTCAGTCATTCATTCGTCTAGAAATCCCTTACGAGGTTAAACAACTGTGCAAGTTACGACAACTAAATAATTCGGATTTGACCGCTGTCACTATAAACAatttcataagctcacgactgtattcctATTTAcgataatcagaggtacatccatggtAAAAATACCTCTTGTCCGTCCCTGAGTCTTAGTCTATTAATTCGTCCAAATTCGTAGTCTGTTCAGGAGTGAAAAGGATAACAGACAAAGTTACTTTCCCattataatgttaatattaCGTGCCTACTAATCCTACAGTTGGCTTGGTTACCCAGTTTCACTTAGAGTTATTCGTCAACTCGTCCCATATGCCTACGGCCCATTTGGGACGAGTTgaagaaaacagaaaaaaatgtcatttttattgTGCAACTCGTCCCATTTATTTTCTGTGTGGAACTTTAAACCTTATCAACGTTGAGTACTGTCAGCAAGACAAgtgttaatataaaatgtattcctTTAAACTGTTGTCttcttaagatttttttatcaacattgttttgattatattaatattataaaatttaaagatttaaagATTTTCTGCGAAAATAGTTCATTGTTTCATTTTTGACTTTATGTATAattgttgattattattactttgtgtGTTTAAATGGTGTAAACTCTGTGATGAAAATCTTTTTTAACTGTTTAttgctttataattattacttttgtaattttttattattatgttcattcAGTGACAAATCGGtatgattaaataatttgtaacaaacacatagttgtttattatttctatcCTTACACTTTTGCTTCTGATTgtacattttatcatgtcgatacTAACGTGGGCCGAGTTgcagaatgaaatttttgtttattttgattttctgCAACTCGTCCCAAATGGGCCGTAGGCATATGGGACGAGTTGACGAATAACTCTTCACTTAATGTCCGCGTAATTTATTGTGGTGGACGACACAAAGCAAGAACGATGGGCTCTCAAGATAATTAGCGGAACAGGAAAAACAGGGAGAGATAAATAAGACAAATTAGCATCGGCAAATAGGGTTTGTTTGGgcaaatacaaaatgaatcttTTGGTTTTCCACTTAACTATTATTTTGAAACTAATCAGACGGTTTAAAAAGgacacattgttgcaattcatctaaaatatcaatattgtaatttgacattcgAGCATAATAGTAATTGCGCCatgtcaaatatcaaatagcaatattgctttttgagatgcattgatttaatgtggcctttttaacccggctaattaatatttatagagTTACTCGTATCGACACTGACAGTATAGGTAACTGGTTTCCTAGTTAATATAATGCTTACCTACTTCTTATTGTGACCCCAAGCCTAACACGGGACTTAAATACTCTTACATACACACTGACATTAAATTCAGTCTCATAAACCTGATACCTCAGCTTAAAAAGATATCACAACTCCCCGCGTCAtcctacaaacaaaaataaaacaacaagcCAATCTAAAATCAAAaccatttaattaaaaaaaaaatacattcgacatttatctgcaaaattttaaaaataaaccatcAAGGGCAGTCTTCATATAGGAAGCAGTACCCTGAAGCCGGATGGAGGACCAGAGGGAAGTCACAGTCGCATCTCGCCCAGTCACAGATCATGCCCATAGACACGGCTACTGGCTCGTCGCAGGTCCTCTGAGAGGGCGTGGGCCGACACTCGCTGTCTAGACGGTGCATGTTCTCTGGGCATTCGTCTACGCCTGGAATTCAAAAGATAAACCTATAAAAGCAACATAAACTCAGCATTAGGTCGCATACGACCTGCCTCCACACATTGGCTGCTTTCTTCGTAAATTGGTATATATTGGCTGGatataaaggccacatcgaagcaattaatttaaaaaaggaatattgctatttgacatgtgttgacactgcgcacttacttttatatgcgcaaatgttaaattgcaatgaTTTTTAGATTAatggtttcaatgtggccttttaaatgccgtgatcataaaaaaatactccaCGAAGAAACGCTTCGGGGTTCAAAATGTTTCTGATcctattctttattaaaacactgaaaattttcttaaaatacttacaagttCCGTTGAACGATAAACAATTTGCGGCGCTTACTTTTCCATAGTAGAAAGGATTAACTGCTTTTATAAATAGTAGTGACAGTAGAACTACGAATAAACAGAACTGCATTGCGTAATTATTTTCAGCAGTTAAGAATTAAAAGATCCGTCAATGTGCGTCAATTTTTAAGTTGGACTTCAGTGGGTAAGCGATCCTTTTGTCCGACGCTGTACCTACCCTGTCTCCGAATGCTGTCTTAAGGAACTATTGAACCAGAATTGTTGACGCATACTACTTCCCTGTAATTGACTCTTCATACACAAGTGATAGGATCACTCAATTGTTCTTATTGTCGCGATTCAGATGATCCTTTTCAAAACAGATCACTATAAAGAACGACATAGTGATTTACCTGTAAGTACATCCCGTTTtccataaatcactttgtgtagAGAATTTGATACTCAATGATTGTTATTCACGGATATAAGGAGTTGTAATGAATGACCTAAGAAGGCGGACTGTTGTATTTAATTGTCGACAGTACCCGAGGTTAGCACTTCATCAGGGGTCTAATGGTAATAGTAGGACCGAGACGGATCATCGACAAGACGACACGTGAACGTGATACGATTGCGCGCAACTTTGCAACGTTTCCATACTCAtcaagtcgaattcagtagtttagagcTTGAGCTAGGATTGGAATCCGTGGCATTATAATGTGATTCACACGTGCAGAACGCGTGAAcaaggctatcacggatttcatTGTATAATACTCCGGTTCAAAAGAGGTAGGcccaaagcatagaataaggaataatactatgtatagaacggcaactcgccgctccccaccagcgtcttagctaggtttacctcacccccctcgaacatggTTTAAACTTGAAgcatatggcgtcagacgtcacacatacatgcgcgtgtacgataatgttaatgtgtagCGTCTGtctaaaacgaggttgtttgtatgaagtgttcggggtgtgccATAAGTCATGCAGGTGTCGAGATGGTTGCTGGGTTCGGTTACGTGCTTTTTAGCATATAAAGGGCCCGGATTATGGTTAAGGCTGAAGCCGTGTGTTGAAGAGCTAAGTCGGAACGTTTCCTTGTACAGACTTGGGGTCTTCTGGCTGACAGAATAGAGGCGAAGAATTCAGAAAACTGTCTCTCTCCCTCGTTCTTGAGACCACGGATCGAATTCCGTTCAATGTCCAGTTCTTACACTGCCACAGAACATTCTCGGGTGTCTTTGGGTTCATGAGGTTTGGAAAGTCGATATGTTGCGTTTGACTGAGACATAGTCTAAAGCATAAAATATCTGATATGATGGCTTGTCGATAGTTTAGTAAATACCTAGATATACTTGGAGTGGCGGCAAATTTTCCTTATATTGTTTAATCTATGTCGTTATTAAAATTGCGTCTCAGTCTTCGATACTAGTAGGAGTTATGGAAATGAGTTTATGAACTCTACTGGATGTTGTACAAACATGGAAAATAAAACAAGTAGGTTATTGATTtcaatttattcataaatagaaCATTGTGCTTGTCTAGCTTACCTAGCTACTTCGGTGCTATGTTTGTACAAATATTGGACctcctaaataatctaaatatcgataagcctatcgatagtattgatattGAAAATTCGGTCAAGATACTATTGTTGCTTAAAGATGTCCTGCCAGGTTATGCAACAATAGTACTTTAACGAATACCTCTATATAATCGATTATCACAATATAAGTATCGATTTTCTTGAAgattttcttctcctcagccgtgCGTAAGACGTCGAAAGTGGTGGTCCTTGCATGTATTACTCCCATAAATTAATCTGATCGGGTTTGCCTTCGTTtgaattccgtggtctttgcCTATCCCAACGGGATATAGGGTATGTTATATGTATTAATATCTCTTCCATtatcggagacattgcacaagcACAGGTTCTTcctgaccacatccgcccaacTTGTTTTTGATCGTCCTCTTGGATTGTGGATATAGAGGTATAATATGTAAAATAGAATTTGACTTTCAAAAAGTGTTCTCTGGTGACCTTACGATGTTTGATTGGGGGGGCGCTGGAAAAGGGACTTATTCCACAGGAGACTCCAAAAGCTTTTGATAGGTGTTATCTGGCAGGTTTATTTTCCCTCCCACCTCCGGGTCCCTCACATGGACCCGCGGGCTCTTCGTCCTCCTCTTCCTAAGCGGTGGTTTCCACGCAGGACGCCGCTTCAGGACCGGACAGTCCTTAGGCTCTACGCAGTAGAAGTCTTCTGTCATCAACTGTCCTGAGTTACAGTCGCATCGAGACCAGCCACATGTGAAGCCTGGAAAGTGTTTCATTGTACTTAAGTAGGGTTGTCGTATCTAAATTATGTTGACGAGGACAAGAACTGTGAAAATCCGGGATTTTGGAGCTTACAACCCGGACATTTGAACACACGGTACGTCGGCACTGGTGATTTCAAAACTTTAGAACCCGGTCTACAAAAACCCCGCCCGAACGCATTCTACACTAGGACAAACCCGGGGAAACCCGGACGGATAGCAACcctatacataggtacataacctcacgaccTTAATaactaatggggtaggcagaaccacGGAAGTAGGAGAAAGCTTGAAGCCACATTTGTAAATGGTATTTTACAAGcttcaataaagaaaataaatagattacCCAAGTTGTAAACTTCAGGATTCGTGCAGGTCCTCTGCGATAAGGTATCTACGTCGCACCTCGTGTGGTACGCGTGCATGTCTTTAGGACAGTACTCAATACCTGTAGGTACACAGTGtattaatacatattttattattatagttcggttgtagtttggcgatagtattaaaatgtatatgtatgtaattttgtttataaaaaaataaaaaaaaaatactcgtgGTCTATTATCAAGTAATAAAAGTTACTCAGCTAATCGCTTTACTCTGAAAGAAATGACAAAGAAATTCTAACTTATAATATGGATTTTAAGTTAGAATTTCTTTATCATTCAaatttaacagcctctgtggtctagtggttagagcgttaggcgcacgatctggaggtccgggttcgattcccgatggggacattgtcgaaatcactttgtgagactgtcctttgtttggcaaggacttttcaggcttgaatcacctgattgtccgaaaaagtaagatgattccgtgcttcggaggacacgttaagccgttggtcccagctattagccgtaaaaacacctccaccaacccgcattggagcagcgtggtggagtatgttccatacctcctcctgttgattgaggagaggcctgtgcccagcagtgggacgtatataggctgtttatgtttatgtaatatggatttaaacctgcgacctcattgagtcaagcgttcttccaactaggctaccaccgCTCTCAGTATATAGAGTAAGTAGACTTATGATTTAAGATACGTACCACATCTAATagcttaatacaaaatgtactgacgtgacttatggtagACTGGCATTAAGtatttggctggacaaatggtgagcgctgagggctctcccggtacaaaatttaatataacgGGCAGAGGgtgcgataagcgctgaatgagggaaaacatcGACCACGCgggcgtggtcggtatcggggtcctgaagtgtttgttctcgcgagaatattttatgtaaagTTCTTACTATATTAATTGGGGCCCAATTTCCACACTTAAATACCTATAAGTGTAGCGTGctctacattttaaaatatttgacttGGTAAGTACTTTGCATAAAGCCTTGAagttgtttaaaatatttacctTTTAACTAAATTTTTGGCACAGGGAAATGAATTTACAACAGTTTTTGCACGATCTTCATGTAGCGAACTAGGGGTAAACTAAAAGTAAGTGAGTAGTTATCTCTTCTATTCATcgaggtatacagggtgttagttacatcgtaacgaatactaagggggatgattcagaccatgattctgagttaatatcaagtggaattttccgtcgcaaaattcacgacattttttttatattttttaaattattttcaattctatacttttgcgatggaaaattccacttgatattaactcagaatcatggtctgaatgatcagtcattcgttacggtgtcattaataGCCTGTATTTTGTTAGGCCAGCAAAGAGATTTCTGGGTAGACACGTAGGCCACGGAGGTATCGTCTCACGTGCAGGAGGCAGGGTTGGAGATAAATCGAGCTACATTATGTAGGCAGGGTACTTGGTTACTTACATTGccttttatataataaacatcGCCTCCCTTCCTGAGCAGTTGCAGAAGTGAACCAAACAAACAGAACCACGAACATCATCGTATTGTGTTATCCAACCAGCTTCAACGCAGAATGAAATTTTCTCACGAGCCGACCGCGGAACTATGGTTTCTCGTTTCTCGATAATGTTTTGgaaatatttgtttgtttaacAACTTTGG
This sequence is a window from Pectinophora gossypiella chromosome 14, ilPecGoss1.1, whole genome shotgun sequence. Protein-coding genes within it:
- the LOC126372826 gene encoding uncharacterized protein LOC126372826, translating into MQFCLFVVLLSLLFIKAVNPFYYGKVSAANCLSFNGTCVDECPENMHRLDSECRPTPSQRTCDEPVAVSMGMICDWARCDCDFPLVLHPASGYCFLYEDCP